CGGGATTGCGCGCACCTTCCAAAATATTCGTTTGTTCCGGAAGATGAGCGTGCTCGATAATGTGCGCGTTGCGTTGCATCATCAAGTTGACTACGGGCTAGTTAGTTCCCTATTGCGGCTACCTTCATTCAAGAGAGCCGAGGCCTCCTTAAAACGCCGTGCCCTCGATCTGCTCAGCGTCTTTGGTTTGGCTGATCGCAGTCAAGATCTTGCTGGCGACTTGCCCTATGGTGAGCAGCGCAAGCTGGAGATTGTACGCGCCTTGGCAACTGGTCCTAAGCTACTGCTGCTAGATGAACCGGCCGCAGGTATGAATCCGCATGAGACGGAAAACTTGACTCTGCTCATGCGGCGACTAGGAGCTGAATTTGGCGTCAGTATCCTCCTCATCGAGCATGACATGAGTCTCGTCATGAAAATTTGTGAGCACATTTACGTCCTTGATTACGGACGAGAGATTGCTCAGGGTGAGCCAAGTGCGATTCAGAATAATCAACAGGTCATCAAGGCCTACCTTGGGGAGGCTTGAGAAGGCACATGTTGGAGGCTCGCGACATCAATGTTTATTACGGTGCAATCCACGCGTTGAAGAATCTGTCGCTACGCGTCGAGGCGGGCAAGATCGTCACTTTAATCGGTGCCAACGGTGCCGGTAAATCAACCACCTTGCGGGCTCTGTCCGGCATGCGTCGTGCAGCTTCCGGGCGGGTGAGTTTTCATGGACAGGACATCACCGCGACGCCCGCTCATAAGCTGGTCCGGTTAGGACTCTGTCACTGTCCTGAGGGGCGTCACGTATTTCCTCGTTTAACGGTCAAAGAGAACCTAGAACTCGGCGCCTACACGATTCGTGATCAAGCCGTCATTAAGGCCTCTACCGATCAGGTGTATCATTTGTTCCCACGATTGAAGGAGCGCCTGGCTCAGGCAGCAGGCACTCTGTCGGGAGGTGAGCAGCAGATGCTAGCCATCGGCCGTGCACTCATGGCGCGCCCTAAGTTGTTGATGTTGGATGAGCCCAGTTTGGGGATTGCGCCGATCCTGGTTCAGGAGATATTTCGTACCATCAAGCAGATTGCGGCTAGCGAGAACATGACCATTTTACTCGTCGAGCAAAATGCCAACATGGCCCTGAAGATCGCCGATTATGCCTATGTCCTAGAAACTGGTCATATCGTGCTCGAAGGACCAGCCGCGGAACTTGCTGCAGACCCCAGAATTAAAGCGGCTTATCTCGGCCACTGACAATTCCACATGGACAGAGCCCCGCGGCTTTGTTACTTGATGAGAATAAAGCGGGAGTAGCTCAGTTGGTAGAGCGTCAGCTTC
This window of the Deltaproteobacteria bacterium genome carries:
- a CDS encoding ABC transporter ATP-binding protein; amino-acid sequence: MLEARDINVYYGAIHALKNLSLRVEAGKIVTLIGANGAGKSTTLRALSGMRRAASGRVSFHGQDITATPAHKLVRLGLCHCPEGRHVFPRLTVKENLELGAYTIRDQAVIKASTDQVYHLFPRLKERLAQAAGTLSGGEQQMLAIGRALMARPKLLMLDEPSLGIAPILVQEIFRTIKQIAASENMTILLVEQNANMALKIADYAYVLETGHIVLEGPAAELAADPRIKAAYLGH
- a CDS encoding ABC transporter ATP-binding protein — encoded protein: MKERAPALLQTESLGMQFGGLRAVDGVGLRVGQGEVVGLIGPNGAGKTTCFNMITGVYKPTTGSISLGGERIDGLNMIDINRRGIARTFQNIRLFRKMSVLDNVRVALHHQVDYGLVSSLLRLPSFKRAEASLKRRALDLLSVFGLADRSQDLAGDLPYGEQRKLEIVRALATGPKLLLLDEPAAGMNPHETENLTLLMRRLGAEFGVSILLIEHDMSLVMKICEHIYVLDYGREIAQGEPSAIQNNQQVIKAYLGEA